In a genomic window of Accipiter gentilis chromosome 23, bAccGen1.1, whole genome shotgun sequence:
- the HYAL3 gene encoding hyaluronidase-3 isoform X1, whose translation MVMLALVLWACLALGTVGGESPAPEPLAGGQPFTVVWNIPTGRCQRRFGVGLPLSDYGIVENQDGRFTGQNITIFYKNKFGLYPYLSRQGVPRNGGIPQRVPLGAHLARVAGDIRLLLQHAFRGLAVVDWEEWRPLWAQNWGAKRIYRVASEQWVRDQHGLLPARRRLRLARWEFEQAAQTLMEETLLLGRALRPRGLWGFYRFPDCLNGNWAKEANYTGQCRPAEVQRNNRLGWLWAASAALYPSIYLPPALPPALRRRYVHHRLREALRVAAFGADGLLPVVAYSRLSFRRSPRFLELADLVHTIGESAALGAAGLVLWGDLSYSRSAESCASLRHYLTSTLGPYVANVMAAARECSYRQCHGHGRCVRRQPHDLGSLLHLGPSASPPASFRCHCYRGWTGEGCAQRVQTGPASSCLAPTHAHGLYGQNDLPPSDTCLPRGTWGW comes from the exons ATGGTGATGCTGGCGCTGGTGCTCTGGGCCTGCCTGGCGCTGGGCACAGTTGGTGGGGAAAGCCCAGCACCGGAGCCCCTGGCGGGTGGCCAGCCCTTCACTGTGGTGTGGAACATCCCCACCGGCCGCTGCCAGCGCCGCTTCGGCGTTGGGCTCCCCCTCAGTGACTACGGCATCGTGGAGAACCAGGATGGCCGCTTCACCGGCCAGAACATCACCATCTTCTACAAGAACAAGTTTGGGCTGTACCCCTACCTGTCACGGCAGGGTGTCCCCCGCAATGGGGGCATCCCCCAGCGGGTCCCACTCGGCGCCCACCTCGCCAGGGTGGCCGGGGACATCCGCCTCCTCCTGCAACACGCTTTCCGCGGCCTGGCCGTGGTGGACTGGGAGGAGTGGAGGCCCCTCTGGGCCCAGAACTGGGGGGCCAAGCGGATCTACCGGGTGGCCTCGGAGCAGTGGGTGCGGGACCAGCACGGCCTCCTGCCAGcacggcggcggctccggctggCCCGGTGGGAGTTTGAGCAGGCGGCGCAGACTCTGATGGAGGAGACCCTGCTGCTGGGACGGGCCCTGCGCCCGAGGGGGCTCTGGGGTTTCTACCGCTTCCCTGACTGCCTCAATGGCAACTGGGCCAAGGAGGCCAACTACACCGGGCAGTGCCGGCCGGCGGAGGTGCAGCGCAACAACCGTCTGGGCTGGCTCTGGGCCGCCTCAGCAGCCCTCTACCCCAGCATCTACTTGCCAccggcgctgccgcccgccctGCGCCGCCGCTACGTGCACCACCGGCTGCGCGAGGCCCTGCGCGTGGCCGCCTTCGGGGCCGACGGCCTCCTGCCCGTGGTCGCCTACTCCCGCCTCTCCTTCCGCCGCTCGCCCAGATTCCTGGAGCTG GCTGACCTGGTGCACACCATCGGCGAGAGCGCGGCGCTGGGTGCGGCCGGACTCGTGCTCTGGGGAGACCTGTCGTACTCCCGCTCGGCT GAGAGCTGTGCCAGCCTGCGCCACTACCTCACATCCACCCTGGGTCCCTACGTGGCCAACGTGATGGCAGCAGCCCGGGAGTGCAGCTACAGGCAGTGCCATGGGCACGGGCGCTGCGTGCGCCGGCAGCCCCACGACCTGGGCAGCCTCCTGCACCTTGGCCCCAGCGCCAGCCCGCCGGCCTCTTTCCGCTGCCACTGCTACCGCGGCTGGACCGGCGAGGGCTGTGCCCAGCGGGTCCAGACTGGccctgcttcctcctgcctggcacCCACCCACGCTCATGGCCTCTACGGGCAGAATGATCTCCCGCCCTCCGACACCTGCCTGCCACGGGGCACGTGGGGCTGGTGA